From Alcaligenes faecalis, the proteins below share one genomic window:
- a CDS encoding NAD(P)-dependent oxidoreductase gives MNIGFCGLGRMGQPMVRRLLNAGHQVRIWNRSKDKAQALIEAGARWCDTPAQMAEQCEAVFLCVFDAQAVHDTVLGEQGLSTVQGALQIVVDHSSIPPQATREMAVQLQQRCGADWLDAPVSGGVGGAEQGTLAIMVGGAAAQLERVRPVLAAYSQRVTLMGAVGAGQVTKLCNQTIVATTLTAIAEALSLANDNGVDASKISEALGGGWADSILLQLFVPRMTRQDNQVKASVDTMLKDLNTVAGLASVSHTSMPVAHAAQQTYRAAHRLGLGEEDVARITQVNSYNYGE, from the coding sequence ATGAATATTGGTTTTTGTGGTTTGGGCCGTATGGGACAACCGATGGTGCGCCGTTTGCTGAATGCCGGCCATCAGGTTCGTATCTGGAATCGCTCTAAGGACAAGGCGCAGGCCTTGATTGAAGCGGGTGCCCGCTGGTGCGATACCCCGGCACAGATGGCCGAGCAATGCGAGGCCGTGTTCTTGTGTGTATTCGATGCGCAAGCGGTGCACGATACTGTTCTGGGCGAGCAGGGCCTGTCCACTGTGCAGGGAGCCTTGCAGATTGTGGTGGACCATTCCTCGATTCCACCTCAGGCCACACGCGAGATGGCTGTCCAACTGCAGCAGCGTTGCGGGGCGGATTGGCTGGATGCTCCTGTCTCGGGGGGAGTCGGCGGAGCTGAGCAAGGCACCTTGGCCATCATGGTGGGTGGAGCGGCGGCGCAGCTGGAACGGGTACGCCCCGTGCTGGCGGCGTATTCGCAGCGCGTCACCTTGATGGGGGCAGTAGGGGCTGGCCAAGTAACAAAGTTATGCAATCAGACCATTGTGGCCACCACCTTGACTGCAATTGCCGAGGCATTGAGCCTGGCCAATGACAATGGGGTGGATGCCTCCAAAATCAGTGAAGCCCTGGGGGGCGGCTGGGCGGATTCGATTTTGCTGCAATTGTTCGTGCCGCGCATGACCCGGCAGGACAATCAGGTAAAGGCGTCGGTAGATACCATGTTGAAGGACTTGAATACGGTGGCGGGGCTGGCCAGTGTCAGTCATACCAGCATGCCGGTGGCTCATGCGGCCCAGCAAACCTATCGTGCAGCCCATCGCTTGGGTTTGGGTGAAGAAGATGTCGCCCGCATTACGCAAGTGAATAGTTACAATTACGGGGAATAA
- the maiA gene encoding maleylacetoacetate isomerase produces the protein MILYSYFRSSAAYRVRIGLNLKGLDYQIKPVHLLKDGGQQHQPDYVQINPVQLLPALDDDGLIITQSLAILEYLDERYPELPLLPKASAERAWARSMAQTVACDIHPLNNLRVLQYLKNELHAEEDARNQWYRHWVQVGLEGLEALVQRHGKKDHPFIFGDTPGVAEICLIPQMFNARRFEIDLSAFPRLLAVEEKCLELSAFQEAAPDRQPDAA, from the coding sequence ATGATTTTGTATAGCTACTTTCGCAGTTCCGCCGCTTACCGGGTACGGATTGGTCTGAACCTCAAGGGTCTGGATTACCAGATCAAGCCTGTTCATCTGCTTAAAGATGGCGGTCAGCAGCATCAGCCGGATTATGTGCAGATCAATCCAGTGCAGTTGCTGCCTGCATTGGACGATGATGGCCTGATCATTACGCAATCCCTGGCCATTCTGGAATATCTGGACGAACGCTATCCCGAGCTGCCTTTGCTGCCCAAGGCCTCCGCAGAGCGGGCATGGGCACGCTCCATGGCTCAAACGGTGGCTTGCGATATTCACCCGCTGAATAATCTGCGCGTGTTGCAGTATTTGAAAAACGAACTGCACGCCGAAGAGGATGCTCGCAATCAGTGGTACCGCCATTGGGTCCAGGTAGGGCTGGAGGGTCTGGAGGCCCTGGTGCAGCGTCATGGCAAAAAGGATCATCCCTTTATCTTCGGTGATACCCCCGGTGTTGCTGAAATTTGCCTGATTCCCCAGATGTTCAATGCGCGTCGCTTTGAAATCGATCTGAGCGCGTTTCCCCGCCTGTTGGCCGTCGAAGAGAAGTGCCTTGAGCTGTCCGCTTTCCAGGAAGCCGCTCCCGACCGTCAGCCCGACGCCGCTTGA
- the ispH gene encoding 4-hydroxy-3-methylbut-2-enyl diphosphate reductase, whose protein sequence is MSQATPVQNAEVVLAQPRGFCAGVDRAIDIVERALELHGAPIYVRHEIVHNRYVVEDLRNKGAIFIKELDEAPSGAIVIFSAHGVSRQVRDDAEKRGLKVFDATCPLVTKVHIEVSRMRAEGREIIMIGHVGHPEVEGTLGQADGGMYLVETPEDVADLKVADPDKLAFVTQTTLSVDDAAVVAQALRERFPNIVEPKKSDICYATQNRQDAVKIMAPQCDLVLVVGSTNSSNSNRLREVAERKGAEAYLLDKPEMIDPAWLVGKKRVGVTAGASAPEVLVNQVIQRLQELGVGKVRALDGVEENIAFPLPRELSRKIESLNK, encoded by the coding sequence ATGAGTCAAGCTACTCCCGTTCAGAACGCTGAGGTTGTTCTGGCCCAGCCCCGTGGATTCTGTGCTGGGGTCGACCGCGCGATTGATATTGTCGAACGCGCCTTGGAATTGCACGGCGCACCGATTTACGTGCGTCATGAAATCGTCCATAACCGTTACGTGGTCGAAGACCTGCGCAACAAAGGGGCGATCTTTATTAAAGAGCTGGACGAGGCCCCTTCGGGTGCGATCGTGATTTTCTCGGCTCACGGCGTCTCGCGTCAGGTGCGTGACGATGCCGAAAAGCGTGGCCTGAAAGTGTTTGATGCCACATGTCCGCTGGTGACCAAAGTGCATATCGAGGTCTCTCGCATGCGGGCCGAAGGCCGGGAGATCATCATGATTGGTCATGTCGGTCACCCTGAAGTCGAGGGCACCTTGGGGCAGGCCGATGGCGGCATGTACCTGGTGGAAACGCCCGAGGACGTCGCCGATCTGAAAGTGGCTGATCCCGACAAGCTTGCCTTTGTGACGCAAACCACCTTGTCCGTGGACGATGCGGCGGTGGTGGCCCAGGCCTTGCGTGAACGCTTCCCCAATATCGTGGAACCCAAGAAAAGCGATATCTGTTACGCCACACAGAACCGTCAGGATGCGGTCAAGATCATGGCTCCACAGTGCGATCTGGTCCTGGTGGTGGGCAGTACCAACAGCTCGAACTCCAATCGTTTGCGCGAAGTGGCCGAACGCAAGGGCGCGGAAGCTTATCTGCTGGATAAACCGGAAATGATTGATCCGGCCTGGCTGGTCGGTAAAAAGCGCGTGGGTGTGACGGCCGGTGCGTCGGCACCGGAAGTTCTAGTGAATCAGGTGATTCAGCGCTTGCAGGAACTGGGCGTAGGCAAAGTGCGGGCCCTGGATGGTGTGGAAGAAAACATTGCCTTCCCGCTGCCTCGAGAGCTGTCGCGCAAGATTGAAAGCCTGAACAAATAA
- a CDS encoding FKBP-type peptidyl-prolyl cis-trans isomerase, protein MSNSASSELGIVRQDSYLTLHYRIELASGPAAGSVFADTFTGRPATLQLGNGQWAPGMEEKLLGHREDERFQLDITPEDAYGARNPDLLQRITREMLASNAAEGVEFVPGDMVEFAAPNGSRYSGVLKEIDDKTALFDFNHPLAGVALRLDVHILGIL, encoded by the coding sequence GTGAGTAACTCTGCTAGTTCCGAGCTTGGAATTGTCCGTCAGGATTCCTACCTGACTTTGCACTATCGTATAGAGCTGGCCAGTGGCCCGGCGGCAGGCTCTGTGTTTGCGGATACCTTTACGGGCCGCCCGGCGACCTTGCAACTGGGCAATGGTCAGTGGGCTCCTGGCATGGAAGAGAAATTGCTGGGGCATCGTGAAGACGAGCGCTTTCAGCTCGACATCACCCCTGAAGATGCTTACGGCGCCCGTAACCCGGACCTCTTGCAGCGCATCACTCGCGAAATGCTGGCCAGCAATGCCGCCGAAGGCGTGGAGTTCGTACCCGGTGATATGGTGGAGTTTGCCGCCCCTAATGGCAGCCGCTATTCGGGTGTACTCAAGGAAATCGACGACAAGACGGCCTTGTTCGATTTCAACCATCCTTTGGCCGGCGTGGCCTTGCGCCTGGATGTACATATTTTGGGGATTCTGTAA
- the radC gene encoding RadC family protein yields MATSTLRRQGPRERMLAHGPACLSTPELLGIVLRTGTRERNAVELGQMLLDHFNGLKGLLSADASALRQLDGIGPAKCAELLVIRELQRRCALESLTDLPVLNQADKVREYCLAHIGHLPVEHCLALFLDNQLRLICAEEISRGTVNQASVYPREILRAALRHHSCAIILAHNHPSGAAYPSAADIRLTRHIRQALALVDIRLLDHIIVTPSQTVSMAERGDL; encoded by the coding sequence ATGGCCACATCCACTTTACGCCGCCAAGGGCCCCGTGAGCGCATGTTGGCGCACGGCCCTGCCTGTCTGAGCACCCCGGAACTGCTGGGTATTGTCCTGCGCACCGGTACACGCGAGCGCAATGCTGTCGAGCTGGGCCAGATGTTGCTGGACCATTTTAACGGACTCAAAGGATTATTATCGGCCGATGCGTCTGCCCTGCGCCAACTGGACGGAATCGGCCCGGCCAAATGCGCGGAACTGTTGGTTATCCGGGAACTGCAACGCCGCTGTGCCCTGGAGTCGCTCACTGACTTGCCAGTCCTGAACCAGGCAGACAAGGTACGCGAATATTGTCTGGCCCATATCGGACACTTACCCGTGGAGCACTGCCTGGCCCTGTTTCTGGACAATCAGCTGCGACTGATCTGCGCCGAGGAAATCAGCCGGGGAACGGTGAACCAGGCCTCGGTCTACCCCCGGGAGATTCTGCGCGCCGCCCTGCGTCACCACAGTTGCGCCATCATTCTGGCGCACAACCATCCTTCCGGCGCGGCCTATCCCAGCGCTGCCGATATACGGCTGACCCGGCACATACGGCAGGCCTTGGCTCTGGTAGACATACGCTTGCTGGACCACATTATCGTCACGCCCAGCCAGACTGTCTCCATGGCCGAGCGCGGGGATCTGTAA
- a CDS encoding MurR/RpiR family transcriptional regulator, whose amino-acid sequence MSDPAVKSFVGRVRDILHDLSPSERRLAEFALDFPGDLAGYSASELASLAHVSNATVTRFIRRLGYSNYEAARKQVRSEKKAGSPLLLAATETEAERSLATQLQQSQNNLASTYRRIPDSLLQEIAQAILAARKVWVLGFRSSHALANYFRWQLLQIVPEAQLIPGPGETMGEHLAGIHAEDVVVIFALRRRVRNMDQLIGQMAQLNPNVLHITDQLSAEKSACRWTLRCDVQSPGVLDNHVAVIGLCHLILSQVMDQAGPAGRRHLGMVEAFHDSFLEL is encoded by the coding sequence ATGTCTGATCCCGCCGTGAAGTCCTTTGTTGGACGCGTACGTGACATTCTTCACGATCTATCCCCATCAGAGCGACGTCTGGCGGAATTTGCCCTGGATTTCCCAGGCGATCTGGCCGGCTACAGCGCGTCTGAGCTGGCGTCTCTGGCCCATGTATCCAACGCTACGGTTACCCGCTTTATTCGGCGCCTGGGCTATAGCAATTACGAAGCGGCCCGCAAGCAAGTGCGCTCTGAAAAGAAAGCCGGCTCCCCCCTGCTGCTGGCCGCGACCGAGACAGAAGCCGAACGCTCACTGGCCACGCAGCTGCAACAGAGCCAGAACAATCTGGCCTCTACCTACAGACGCATTCCCGACTCGCTGCTGCAAGAGATCGCCCAGGCCATTCTGGCTGCGCGGAAAGTGTGGGTGCTGGGGTTTCGCTCCAGCCACGCCCTGGCCAACTACTTTCGCTGGCAGTTGCTGCAAATCGTCCCAGAAGCTCAACTGATTCCCGGTCCTGGTGAAACCATGGGAGAGCATCTGGCCGGCATACACGCCGAGGATGTGGTGGTGATCTTTGCCCTGCGTCGCCGGGTGCGCAATATGGATCAGCTTATTGGTCAAATGGCTCAGCTGAACCCGAATGTGCTGCATATTACCGATCAACTCAGCGCCGAGAAAAGCGCCTGTCGCTGGACGTTGCGATGTGATGTCCAGTCACCCGGTGTGCTGGACAACCACGTGGCAGTGATCGGCTTATGCCATTTGATTCTGAGCCAGGTAATGGATCAGGCCGGTCCGGCCGGACGTCGCCATCTAGGCATGGTGGAAGCTTTCCACGACAGTTTTCTGGAGCTGTAG